The following is a genomic window from Bacillota bacterium.
CAGGGTCTCTCATTCTTTATGGACCCCGGACTCACCTACCTAAACTTTACACTGCCAGCCCGGGAGGTCCCGCCATGGACGCCGAAGCCGCACGAATAAAGCCGGGCGCTCTTGCGAGCATCCGGCTCTTGCGTCCCGCCCATGTCAGCCTTGACCGGCCCCTCGTAGCGCCTTCCGATACTGTAGGTACAGCGCGCATTCCAGCCGCTTCTTCTGCAACCGGCACCCGGCCGCATACGGCTCATTGAGGTCGCCGTTCACCAGGTGGGCGTTGGCGCTGCAGCCGCCGCCGCAGTGAAAACGGGCCCAGCATCCGAGGCAGCGGGGTTTGGTGAAGACGCTCATCCGGGCGAAGCGTTCGACGACGTCGGTCCGGACGATTCCCGACCGGAGGTCGCCGAGCCGGAAGGCTTCCCTCCCGACGAACTGGTGGCACGGGTAGAGGTCGCCGTCGGGGGTCACCGCCAGGTACTCGTGACCGGCCCCGCATCCGGTGGCCCGCTTCCTGAGGCACGGGCCGCTCTGGTCCTCCAGCTCGAAGTGGAAGAAGACCAGCGGTCGTCCGTCCTCCAGACGGCCCCGATAGAAGGCCGTCAGCCGGTCGTACTCGGCCTCGGCCCGGGTCAAATCTTCCTCGGTCAGGGCGTATTCGTCGCCGGGAAGGCCGACGACGGGCTCGAGGGAGAGGCGGTCGAACCCGAGATCCGACAGATACCGGACGTCCTCACTGAAGTCCAGGTTGTGATGGGTGTACGTGCCGCGGAGGTAGTAGTCGCGGCCCTGGCGGGCGGCGACGGCCTTGCGGATGCCATCCAGGACCGTGGCGTGACTGCCCCGCCCGTTGCGGAATGGGCGCATCGCGTCATGGACCTGGGGACGTCCGTCGATGCTCAGGACCAGGGCCACCTGGTAGCGGTCGAGGAAGGCGATGACCTCGTCACCGAGCGGGGTGGCGTTGGTGGTCAGGGTGAACTTGAAGACCTTACCGGTCTGGGCCGCCCGCTCTTGGGCATAGGGGATAACTTCGGTCAGGACGTCGTAGTCCAGCAGCGGCTCACCGCCGAAGAAGTCGATCTCGAGGTGGCGACGATCGCCGGACGCGCCAATGAGGAAATCGATCGCCGCCCGGGCCGTCTCCAGGGGCATCAGGCGCCGCTCCCCACCGAAGGGGCCCTGGCCGGCGAAGCAGTAGCGGCAGGCAAGGTTGCAGTCGTGGGCCAGGTTAA
Proteins encoded in this region:
- the scfB gene encoding thioether cross-link-forming SCIFF peptide maturase, whose product is MAKDRESTLTKSGQIHRFEGQGERLVLDVNSGALHIVDPVAWDILDLDDGGLIDLGRASGELAGRYGPVEVKEAWTELKALVGDGALWSHEPGPDELLGLTGDPPGGPSRDSPRGPGGGPTVHALCLNLAHDCNLACRYCFAGQGPFGGERRLMPLETARAAIDFLIGASGDRRHLEIDFFGGEPLLDYDVLTEVIPYAQERAAQTGKVFKFTLTTNATPLGDEVIAFLDRYQVALVLSIDGRPQVHDAMRPFRNGRGSHATVLDGIRKAVAARQGRDYYLRGTYTHHNLDFSEDVRYLSDLGFDRLSLEPVVGLPGDEYALTEEDLTRAEAEYDRLTAFYRGRLEDGRPLVFFHFELEDQSGPCLRKRATGCGAGHEYLAVTPDGDLYPCHQFVGREAFRLGDLRSGIVRTDVVERFARMSVFTKPRCLGCWARFHCGGGCSANAHLVNGDLNEPYAAGCRLQKKRLECALYLQYRKALRGAGQG